The Gouania willdenowi chromosome 3, fGouWil2.1, whole genome shotgun sequence genome includes the window aagttgatcataagaaatGAAACGCATCAGTAAATTTATTACaccacatatgtgcatgttttacgaaACAACTAACGCTGTGATGTAACAACTTCATGCTGTTTGTttccttctattacaaactggctgacttttaagATACAGGCTGCTCTGCAGCAATGTATCTAATGACACTAAaatttgattattaaaaaatttaaaagagCATAGAGCAGGAATGAAatatacattcattttaaggttttttttttattgctaatgGGTGATAAAGCATTCTAAAGCTATTtccttgaaaagattgtgtgataccTTTTGTACTGAGAAGACAAGCacggtggactaaactactgtttggttccacagttGACTGTGCATAGGTTTTgtagtaaacagtcacatgaacggcaagtaaataaataactgtcacagttggagtgcggGTCGGGCCGCTTTTTCTTATCCGagtttttttgttaaagaaatgacatttcttttagtggtaagcaccaattttattaacaaacgatAACGTCAACATCAGGTCAGCGCACGGGTAACAagcgaaagtgaaacacaaacaggggcgCAGTGCACACAAGAGACCCATCAGATCTATTTACTTAATCCATGTATTGTGCAGAAAATGGAATGTTTCAATGGTGTATTTTATGattgtcctctgctccatccTCCCTGAACCATGGATCATTGCTTTCAAGACAGTTTAAGCTGCACtctacagcagctgcagcaggaaaggaagaacacaaacaacactATGTAACCAAAcccgaccaccagttctaaatatctgttcGAACTCGACCTGTCCGGTGCCGTCGGGTCCCATCAGGGTTCGGCCGGTACTCGTCCTCTAGTATCAGCTGTAAACAGTTAATGCACGCCCCCGCggcggcttggctgatggctgcagttataCTAACCATTGTGGTGTCACTCTGGAGTCTGCTTTCTAGATCTTGCCCTATACTCCTTTAagcttaaaaatttagttgtatttggttgttttattaaaaaaatatatattaaattatgacaaaatttttttacaagtttacTACTGATTTTAAAGGTTCAAACAATTTcttgaaaaaacatttatttttaaacattttattttttaaaacatttaatataacAGAAGTGTTGGATGATAATAGTTTCCTCCATTTGAGGTAAGAAGCCTTTAAAGTCTTccaaacaatttttaaaatgcattttgagatatctgatatcaaaccatatttatgatttttttttaaactatttttctcCAAAGGTTGTACACTAATAATGCTTTAAACttgtgttagttttttttatgagaatagaaatggtttgtttttatgagTAGGCATGACTGAAATTGtaatagaatatatatttttgtctgtGCTTCTGCAAAGGCCTGTTCTCTGCTGAGTGTTCCGACTGATTTCAAAGACTATACTCAAGCACCTGACAGGACCTCCTTCTGAATGTGTCCTGGTGAAGAGGATCAGAGTGGACTGCTGAGTCTGTGAGAGCATAGATGCTGAGTTCTGCTACCCAGTAACTTTAATAGCTGCTCTCAAGCAGTCGTTCTCATTGACTACCATAGAGTCAATCATTGTGCCCAGTTTAACTCAAACTCTGCAGTGAATTTCCAACGCATACACTGACATTACAAAGATTGtgattattttatcttatttgtcTTACCCAATGCTTAGTGCTTTACAGTGGTGGAATTTAAAGTTTTTCAAGTGATCCAAAAAGGAGTAATGCTGGGCCATATTCTAAGtagatggatgaataaaaaTCTTATGTTCAGGTTAAGATATGACATATACAGACGTTGCATTCTAAAAAGCTGGTTCACTTTTTTCATATGAATCCTAAGAGTTAAACCTGAGAATGATCACTGTCCAAGCAGCAGATGGAGAAGCACATTTATAAAGACATGAATTATTAGAGGTGTTTTAGGTCTACaacttaaataaataactatctGTAACGAATGGTCTTGTTCTGATTAGTTTTGTGGTTTgatatgtgtattttgttgtactttggaGGGCTGTGGggtttgctgttttttcatcACAGGTTGGGAGTGGTTAAGAGGCACATGAACTCTCCAGCAACAGAGCTGCACGCTGTCAGAGTATGCCTGCCCAATGTGGTAAAGATCTCACTCTCGCTTCTTGTTACAGAAAGATTTTACCTTTTTATCCAAGTTCCCTCTTGAAAACCAACTgcctctgtcatttttgtttcccAGTGCCTCCGTTCAGACTCCACGTGCCTCTGCCACTTGCCAGCCTCCCTTCCCTTCTACAATCTTTACTCCGGCTTTTGTTCCTCCAATACATTTTCCACAAAAAACCACCACCTCAGTCTATGTGTCTTCTATGTGCAGCTTTATCAAGAAGACCCTGGTTCGAATTTTGCCCTGCACCATGTCTTTAACTTTGACTCAAAAACACTCTTAAATCGTCAGCGAATGAACATAATGCTGTTAATTCCCCTGTGAGTACTGCCTACAAAGAACAGGGATATGGAGAGACAGAGGGACAAatgttttcaacatttattgtttttgtgctatGTAAATTATGCTTCTTTAATGTCtttgtgtgtacattgttcAATGTCTCACTTGGTTTGGcaatttaaatatgtttatcatgcctataaagctttttttaatttaattgagaATTTAGGTAGAGTGGATCACCATAATGATCGCACTCGCACACATAGACCTGTGGTCAGATGCTTGAGAAACCCACCATAGGCACAACACCTTAACCAGCTGAGCTGAGGAGATAGAGACAAAAAGACACTTTCCccctttcttctttttctgagaAAGATTACCGCAATTtcttctggtttattttttctcGCCTCCCCTGAAGAACTCTGGCACCCCCTAGCGGAGGCACAACGCACACTTTGAAAACCCCTATTCTAGAGCACAAGTACATTTTATGAAACAATCATTTTTACCGGCACCATACAGACAATGCCTCACTCTGCAACCAAACCTCGTGCCGTACGGAATGAAGTTTGACTTTGAATGCGGCCGTAGGAAGGAGTCGCCTCGCAGGTATGAGGGCTTGTTATCACTgcttgcatttttatttattattgtagtgtttctggttttagttttttctaccaagtcacattccttgtattgttttaaactctaattggcaataaaactattctgattTCGACTTCTCTCACCCAGTGTAACATGATAGCAGCCTCGTATCGCTGTGCGATTTGTTCGCTCCCTTGCTTGTGAGCTGCAATCTCCGCCGTCGCTTGGATTCCAGCAGGTAACAGTGCTTCACACTCGTATCTTCTGCGCACACAGGAACAGAACAACGCATTGATTATCTGGGCAATGCGCTCCCAGGTCTGCCGCTTCCCTTGTGTCGTGATTTCAGGACCCAGTTTCCTGCCCGCAATCacagtaatcactgacagctgtCTGCGTCcatcattaactcattcagtgccagccatttttgagcattttaactgattttaaagacccacagaatattttctccTATGACTATCTTAactctgacaccagattctgaaagattgaatcCTCtacttttatcaaaaaaaaaaaaaaaaatgtttctggctcgtttcgtaatcagccgttgaatagagcaagttttacacaaaccttcagtttcagagcaaaaagctgagaaaacagcctttttgtgaggggaaaaaaaaaacccctgtcagtgactttaaagctatttttttttttttttgctttagtgacaactttaACATCtaaacattgtttccttatataaaatgaagaaaacaacactgagaccaggcttttgatggcaaaattatgattatttatccatctatgtcagagttgaatggattgtttactgtattttgacattcctccaactttctcacacacttcctcttcctcccggacatgcagtgtcactgcttaccccgtttttgtttttatgttgttttatctcaccatcgccacactatccatgagttccacacatgctctggtcgagtgtgcgctgcttgGAACGTCGACTCTCGTacatagcgccattttctgtctcataaacgcctttcctctcttcctctgagcacggatgatctctcatgtcacctattattttgctatctggctcacaggctgggggtgttttgttcaaaacaaatatataaagcGGTAAAATTATTATCGTGGACAGTTAATAagtaaatcaatataataatcGGCACCGGGATGAGGTTCAAACATTTTGAGCTGTGTACAAATACGTATGATGCTTCATGATTACACATTTCTTAATGTAGTCAAATGTGATCCATTGATTTTATTCTCCCTTCATTACTAGGAGCACAGAGCACTTTTCCCCCTTTCTttaacaaccaatcacagcttttAGCAGACTGCATCATACCCAGCAACATGGTCAACCTCACCTCCTCACTAAGATAAACATTTCTGTCAACTCCTTGCtcagagttgctctcagaatcAGAAACTTTCTGAATCACTTTTAAGCTAAAATTTCTTGCTCTGAATTTTTAGGCTAAGTTAGAATGAAGCTCTCTGAGAGGACTCTAAGCAGCTTCATGAATACGGCCTCTGGATACTTGACAGTGCACGTGAGCTTTTATAGTTCCTAgaacatttaatggcaaatgtattcacattttaattgattaaagtccaaccaacttttctgctctcatttcaataaaaatacatattaggtttaccCGACTCTTCTACCTTTtcgatctaatggatgaatcatTACACCCTTAACACATATCCCACACCTTTTTCACAATtaattttcaaaacttttccaaaatatttggccaaatttccatgacttagtttTGAAATGCTAAGATCTATTCAAGACCATTAGAGGGCAAAAATGAGCATGACTTTCTAGTGTACTAATGCAACAGAGGTCTGACAGTGTGCCATGTTtagtagcaaaaatgtggcagaGAATGCAAGTTAATTGACCATCACTTATCTATCATAGCATCGTACAGACGCAATTACCCTTGACAtccattttgcaatattttcttaatataatgatgcatcagctattgaatgtaacattaaataactgTTACCATGTTTCAttataagattacaatttcaatttgaAGACAGATTTATTAAAAGCGATGTACAACACAAGGTGTGAGGGTTAAGAGACTTGCTTAACTTCCAACAGTAATAGCGAAGGtttggattttaaacattaaagaaaataggctatatttccaatacagttaaattattccatgactttccAAGACTGGAAAATCGGGTTTATAAGTTCCATAACTTTTCTAGGAATTTCATGACTTTGGGGACCCTGCATTTCTTTGATCATATATTCAAAAAAGGAGGAATTACTGGTGATGTTATCGCCACATCTAGTGTCCtcaaaaaaaatgctaaaactGATTCATCTCGTCATAAAATACAGATCTTTATTGGCAAACTTGAATCCAAGTCCTTTTAAAGAATATAACttaaaagatgcacaaaaatatCGATGACATCTTTGTACATCCTTGAccagaaacaaaaaagaatgGCAGCCTGATTTGTGTGTATGATGTGCTGTGCTAAATGCATTAATGCTGCAATGGAACATTTCATGTGTATGCAATCTCTAATACACAGCTTTTTCAATCTACTGAATTTATCCCACCATAACTGTGTCATCATCAGCAAATTCATAATATGGAACCTCTAAGTTGAGCGGAGCCGGTCCTTTCCTGATGCGACCTGAAGCATCATAGTGTGAACCATGACAGGGGCAGTAGTAACCTCCAAAATCCCCAGCATTAGCAATGGGCACACAACCAAGGTGTGTACATACACCAAGAACAATGACCCATGTCGGATTAATCACACGGTCCTTGTCGTGCTGGGGGTCTCGCAGCTCCATGAGATTAACTGCAGCTTCTGCAGCAATTTCTTTCTCAGTGCGGTGACGTACAAACAGGGGTTTGCCTCTCCACTTAAAGGTCATATTCTTTCCTTCAGGGATGTCACTCAACTTGATTTCAATCTTGGACATTGCCAAAACATCTGCCGAGGCACTCATAGAAGAAACAAACTGAGTGACAACTGTTTTGGCAGCATAAATGCTCACTACAGTTGCAGCTCCAGTGAGAAGATAGGAAAAGGCTCTCCTGGCTTCACTGCTGTCCTGGGATGACTTGTTAGGGTCAAGCACTTCTGGACGCCTGTAGTCAGAGAAGTCTGGTACTCGGATGTCTGTGTGCGCAAATCTGACTCCTCCATTgcctgaaaaatagaaaaaaaatggatttgaaaaaatcaaaaataagccACAACAAAAGCAAATGTATTGCTCCAACTTAGCTGCATTTAAACTACACATTACACATGGCTATGTTCCAAAACCTTAAATCAAAACTTAGCATCAAAGTGGGAATGATTGGTTTAGAGATCGAGGGCCTCGTTTATAAAACAAAGAATCTACACTAAAAGTGAGCGTATGTCAATAATCTGAAAATGTGCtacacgagaaaaaaaaaattctggaaCCCTGCGGAGCTCACCTGCATGCATCTTTCCATTTACAAATCACAGCCCAGTTAGACATTTGTGCAGGTGAAATAACTTCCTATGCAGCCCTTTACACACCAACATTCTACCGTAAATGGTCAATGCAAAGGTCATGAATGGTTTTTGCATCAAAACGAGATGCTGATCAAAGGAATTCTACAATCGTTTGTGGCAAAGATGACAAGAAAAAGGAATTTCAGCACGACAAAGAGTGAGTGATGaatgccagaaaaaaaaaaaaaaaaaagtatttgttgGTTACAGTAAtggcataaataaataaatcagttatTTAGAGCAGTTGTAACTGCTGTAAACCAGCAagtcggtgttacatttaatgcagtgttttgtgtgacaccaactacgcaGAGAAGTTCTTAAACCTTACGAAGAATAATAACGTGATGCTGTGACAAGCCGGTGTTATAGTTTAAGTGGCGACCATTTTAACTGGCGACCGACTTCCGGTAGCGTGGCTTGTTGCCACAGCAATGGCAGATGTGTTCAAAAAGGACCAGGGTGCATAGCTGCCCGCGTTGATGCCGGGTAGCTTTTATTTACGTTGTACAactgtttaaagtgttaatacGTGATTGTGTTTGCAGCTCTGTGTGCGGACGCATTACATGTAGAAAACCGGACTTCTCGGTGCAAAGTGAAATCACCACggctgttgtaaacaggaagttacgtgtgtcTCGTACTTCTTCATCCCTatgtatttttacaaaatctacagtCTGTATAATATGATGAAACAATAAACACGTATATGATCTGtgtcatacaaataaataaacaaacagttgaATTGCTTCCACTGGGGATCGATCCTTcgtcaatgagaaaaaaatcaaaactttaCGTTCGCTGCATTAACCACTCGGCCATTGATCAGCTTGCAATTCACTGTTCTAATCTTTACATACCGTTTTTATTGGAGGTCGCAGGGGAATTGCACTATTTCCAGGTTAACTTGTGACTGCGTTTACCTGAATTTACACACAGAGAAGATATCtccatcattgtttttgtttacaaatcactctaagaatatttttcaaacaatctgtggagCCAAACTTCAGCGCGGGGCCGTCACAGTCCAGAACTATGACTTTGTTTCGGTTCAGATTAACTGGCGACCTACTTCcgaacatagacattatatacatatataatgtctatgcttCCGAAGGTCACAACATACCACATGTTACATCTGGATCACAGGTAttgtatagaaaataataacataaaagaCTGTTTACTGTCACTGTGGAGTGAATAACACATACATCTCACTAAACATGATTATGAGATGTGATGTGATTGATCTACTTGAACGTGGTAAAAGTTAAGTGAAATTACATAATCAGAAGTCCTTTCTTTATCCCAGGGGAAAATCACTTGCGTTACAgccgctcaagaaatattactaataaataataaacgtTAAACAAGAAGAAATTatacacgttaaaaaaaaaagtacataattACGTGAAAGAatgtttttaccaaaaataaggatttgatacacacacacacagtagtaaAACATGaagtagaataaataataacaataatacagatatttactACAATCAAAGGTGTCAGGTTACAGTGGTAAATTGTAAAGTTCgatcgccacaggcaggaatgatttcctgtggctaTCTGTGGAGCATCGTGGTGTGATTAGCCTgctgcaaaaaagaaaatacacacgaACATCATGCAGATGTGTTATTGTACGTTCCAGAATTTACAATCTGTATAACGTGatgaagcaataaaacaatgagcATGAGTACAATTTGtctcaataaaacaaacccttcAGTTTCTTCCACTCGGAATCGATCCAGCGTCATTGAGAAAACAAAATCCATTGAGGGCAGCATTTAAAGCTCGGCTACTGAGTCAGCTCTTTTGACCTGGTCCTACTGTCAACTTACCAAATATTGTCGGTCGCAGAGGAAACAGTGATTCCATGTTAAGTTGTGACCTCGTTTACCTAATTTTACACACGGAGAAGCAGACcccatgacattttttttttcgttcAGAAATGACTAACAACCAGTCtcaaacaatctgtggaggcaaTGTGCTGCCTTTATGGTCAAGAACGAAGCATTTGTTTCAGCCCAGATCAACTGCCAGCTTACTTTTGATGGTCGCAACATACAGAATCTGAATCCTTTATTGTTGTTGCGCTAAATTATTCCTGCCTGTGGTGATCGAACTttacaattcatcactgtaacctgacACCTTTGATTGTAGTAAATACAGGtatctgtattattgttattatttatactACTTAATggtttactactgtaatgtgtgtgtatcaaatccctatttttgttaaaaacattatttcacgTAATTATGTACTTTATCACATCTCATAATCATGTTTAGTGAGATGTACGTGTTATTCACTCCatgttattattttctatacaaTACCTGTGATCCAGATGTAACATGTGGTATGTTGCGACCTTCGGaagcatagacattatatatgtatataatgtctatgttcgGAAGTAGGTCGCCAGTTAATCTGAACCGAAACAAAGTCATAGTTCTGGACTGTGAAGTTTGCGCTGAAGTTTGGctccacagattgtttgaaaaatattcttagagtgatttgtaaacaaaaacaatgatggaGATATCTTCTCTGTGTGTAAATTCAGGTAAACGCGGTCACAAGTTAACATGGAAATAGTGTAATTCCCCTGCGACCTCCAATAAGAACGGTATGTAAAGATTAGAACAGTGAATTGCAAGCTGATCAATGGCCGAGTGGTTAATGCAGCGAACGtaaagttttgatttttttctcattgacgAAGGATCGATCCCCAGTGGAAgcaagtttgtttatttatttgtatgacaCAGATCATATacgtgtttattgttttattgtttcatcataTTATACAGACAgtagattttgtaaaaacacgCAGGGATGAAGAAGTGCGAGACACAACAGCCGTGGTGATTTCACTTTGCACCGAGAAGTCCGGTTTTCTACATGTAACGCGTCCGCACACAGAGctgcaaacacaatcacatattaacactttaaacagtTGTACAACGTAAATAAAAGCTACCCGGCATCAACGCGGGCAGCTATGCACCCTGGTCCTTTTTGAACACATCTGCCATTGCTGTGGCAACAAGCCACGCTACCGGAAGTCGGTCGCCAGTTAAAATGGTCGCCACTTAAACTATAACACCGGTGTTATGGATTGAGTGGCGAATATTTTAACTGGTGACCGATAGCGTAGCAAGTTTCTGCTCTGTCTATTGTTAACGGGAGGTTACGTGTATCTTACAATGTGATGAAACATGTCAATGAACGCAACAACCGCTTCtgcgcttggcggaggtaataaggAAAAACTCGTTCGACATACGTTACACGCGCTTCGAGGTggctattgttgtaatttgcgctatataaataaaaattatcgGTCAATGGCCGCACCCCATCGTATACTTATTTCAGGGTGTTCGTTTCCGCTGTTATCTAAATGACCTCTGCTCTACCTGCTAAATGCTATCACTCGGATGCTAACATTATACTCCGGCTATAAGTATAGGATACCATACCTAAATGCTTGGTTTAataaatcacaaatattgctgcatACTACAATGTGTATGCTTGTGTAACAACACTTTCAGTTCAAATTAGATTTTAAATCATGCTACAAGGAAATCTAGACTCACCGTTTATGCTCACTGTGACAGCAGGCCCAGTCTTTGCGCTCTGACCGCTGAGAGATTCCCGGCATAGGAACGTTTTTTTCGGATTCAATAATATCTGATCTCCCTTGATCACTACTCCCGGAACTAGAGCCTTTAATGGCCCAGGTACAGCAAAAGCAGTGGCTTGCATGTATGGGAAAAAGGCCCCTGACCGTGCAGCTACGGACATCATTTTCTCTGCACCTTCAGCGACCTTGTAAACGAAAGTCGACAATTGTCAGTGCCCGATCCTTTCATCGGCCTGTTCCTTTTAGCGCATGCGCGAAACGCGTCTACATCCGGTTGCCCTATTTTGCGTTAGAGCagtttagagtttttttttttttttttaattgaacatttaaaaaaaataacactggtTC containing:
- the uqcrfs1 gene encoding cytochrome b-c1 complex subunit Rieske, mitochondrial, translated to MMSVAARSGAFFPYMQATAFAVPGPLKALVPGVVIKGDQILLNPKKTFLCRESLSGQSAKTGPAVTVSINGNGGVRFAHTDIRVPDFSDYRRPEVLDPNKSSQDSSEARRAFSYLLTGAATVVSIYAAKTVVTQFVSSMSASADVLAMSKIEIKLSDIPEGKNMTFKWRGKPLFVRHRTEKEIAAEAAVNLMELRDPQHDKDRVINPTWVIVLGVCTHLGCVPIANAGDFGGYYCPCHGSHYDASGRIRKGPAPLNLEVPYYEFADDDTVMVG